A genomic window from Diospyros lotus cultivar Yz01 chromosome 2, ASM1463336v1, whole genome shotgun sequence includes:
- the LOC127794739 gene encoding uncharacterized protein LOC127794739 produces MGADKKPRRALKICCSVSAILLIAFLVAAVVLFLTILKPKQPRIVTNEVTLEYIKWVPLFDVNVTLGVKVTIDNRNYASYKYENSSARVSYRGNFVAEAPIQADKIPARGKHEVATTVKVIGENLISNPYFGPDLVSGCLNFTSSTTLHGEARVLKLLKVKATTTTTCDISIYVVAQNASSSCRSKVKY; encoded by the coding sequence ATGGGAGCCGACAAGAAGCCTAGAAGGGCCCTGAAAATATGCTGCAGCGTGTCTGCGATTCTCTTGATCGCCTTTCTAGTGGCTGCAGTGGTTCTGTTCCTCACCATACTCAAGCCTAAACAGCCAAGAATCGTCACTAATGAAGTTACCCTTGAATACATAAAATGGGTGCCTCTGTTTGATGTAAATGTGACACTGGGAGTTAAAGTGACAATCGACAATCGCAACTACGCAAGCTACAAGTACGAAAACAGCTCTGCTCGCGTGAGCTACCGGGGGAATTTTGTAGCCGAGGCACCAATTCAAGCAGACAAGATTCCAGCTCGAGGGAAGCATGAAGTAGCCACAACTGTGAAAGTAATAGGAGAGAATTTGATTTCGAATCCTTATTTTGGGCCTGATCTTGTTTCTGGCTGCCTGAATTTCACTTCATCAACAACACTGCACGGGGAAGCCAGAGTGTTGAAGTTGTTGAAGGTGAAAGCCACCACTACCACCACCTGTGACATCTCTATATATGTAGTGGCTCAGAATGCCTCCTCTTCCTGCAGATCAAAAGTCAAGTActga